The genomic stretch ccacatccttgtcaacacttggtgtAGTCAGTctgtttaattttagccattttagtgaATGTGTAGTGGTACATCATTGTGACTTTATTTGCTTTCccttaatgactaataatgttgagtaaCTTTTTATGTGCTTACTGCCCATTCTATGTCTTCCTCCTGCTGAGTTTTGAATCGTGTGAATATAacacttattaaaaattaaatgatcgTACCCATTAAGTTGGCTtgtatcaaacaaacaaaccagaagaTAGCAAGTGTTGACGAGGTTGTAGAGAAATTGCAACACTTGAGCACTgggaggaatgtaaaatggtacagctgctgtggaaaacagcatggcagttcctcaaaaaattaaacatagaattatgttccagcaattccacttttgggtatacacccaaaaacACCAAAACAGGGAATCgaacagatatttgcacaccaTGTTCATAAcaccactattcacaatagtcaagggTCCAtcggtggctgaatggataaacaaaatgtgatatattcacacaatgaaatattattcagccctaaaaaggaaggaaattctgacacatgctacaacatggatgaactagaggacattatgttaagtgaaataagccagtcacaaaagaacaaatactgtatgaccccACTCTTTTGAGGTCCTTAGAGtttcaaattcatagagacagaaagtagaacggtggttgccaggggctggggggagggggaatgggaagAGATGTTTAATGAGGACAGAGGTActgtttggagtgatgaaaaagttctcgAGATGgaggtagtgatggttgcacaatgatATGAGtttacttaatgccactgaattgtacacctaaaaatggctaagatggtaaattttatgttatatacattttaccacaatttttaaatgtgataaaattttttttactacaaATAGTCAAGCTTAAATGGTGGTTTCTTTAATAAATTGTACTTGTTACAaatatgtgtgtaatatatatgtatacacatacacgtaCAATTTAAGTACAGAcctccctgacagtccagtggttaagactctgcacttccaatgcagggggcacgggtttgatccctggttggggaactaagatcccacatactgcgtggtgtggccaaaaagttaaaaaaaaacaaaacttaaatacaatgaaacaaatgtatttatatatgtatatataaaaaacttaaGTACACTGGAATAcaaaatgtatatgaaatgtgTATATACTGTATACAATATGTATACAAATTGtgcatatttattaaaaagaaatgttatgtacatattgtattagtttgcaTACAGGTTTGGCCACAGTAATTAATAGTGGCTTCATGAGGGCATCTTGTAACCTTCTTCTGATCCCATGCTTGCCTCCGCCCCAGGAGGTGGACCCCTCCTCAGAAGCTACCATGTTTTTCTGTGGGTTCTACACATACAGTAGAATCTACATATCTTAAATGTGTGTCAACCACAAGTCCATGGAAGCAGTAACAATGCCATTATGGgagaaggaaacacagagaggGCACCAAGCTTGGGGGAGGAGGCTTCCTAGGGGAGGTTACACCTTTTTATAACTAGAATACGGATACCTTTCTTGACTGGGATGCTCCCAGCAGGGATGACTGACACATCAGTGCTGTGTTTCTGACCTGGTAAAGGACACATCTGAAGAAGTCTGACTATGTCAAGTGTTGCTGCAGCTGTAGAGCAACTGGAACACTCATACATTGTTGCTACAGGTGTAGATTGGCACGACCACTTTGGAGAAACAATTTGACACGTACCAGCAACTCCACTCCAATGTATGAGCCTCAGATAAACTCTTGCACAGGTTCCCCGGGAACCCTATGTACAAAAGGGCTCATAGAAGCACTGATCATGATAGCCCTCAAACTGGAAATAGCTGCACTTTCCACCAACAggacaatgaataaataaatcatggggcATTCACTATATGGTAGTGAAAATAAATGCATCCCCAACTACtcacaatatggatgaatcatAAAAGCATACTGTCGAGTGTAAAAAGCAAGTCATAGGAGACCCCCACCattatgaatccatttatataaaagtacaaaacaggcaaaacaaataatatattatttagggATATAAACATATGAGAATGATAGAACAAAATTCCAGAATATTGTTACCTTGAGGAGGAATAAAGATAATGGGATCTTCAAGAATATTGGTAAAATTTGTATTCTTATACAAggcatatacatgtatttaaaattattattttgtatattcaaTATTTGATAATTCACATTTATCAACATTTGATAAGAGGACTATGGCAGATTGTAATTTCCAAAGGTGGCCGTGACAATAACACAAATGCcatgtgcttttaaaatatatattaaaactttACTGCAGAGTTATTTAAATTTTGGGACCACATGATTTTCTTACAATATGTCCTTCCATTCCCCCATTAAGAGGTGGATTCTATGTCCCGTCCCCCATTCTGGGTGAACCTTTGTGACTAATGCAATCAATAGAATTTGGTAGATGTTATACAATGCCATTTCTGAGCCTAGATCATGAAAGATGATACAGATTGCTTCTAGTTCTCTCTCATAGGACTTGCCCTTGGAACCCctccaccatgctgtgaggaagcccaagacACTTGGACAGACCACTCTGTTCTGTTCCGGCTGACAGACAGCATTTGCTGACAGACAGCATGAGGCTTGAGAAAGCCTTTGAGGTGACTCCGGCCCCAGGTACCATCTGACTGCATGAGCGACCTCGAGtgagaactgcccagctgagcccaacaGACACTTAGGACTGTGAGAGATAATAATACTAAATGATCATTGTAATTTTACACCACTGTTTTTGGTGTTGTTTATTATACAACAATGGATAACGGATACAAGGTCTCTTCCATTGGGGTAGGTGGGGCTCTGGAAAGGGGATGAGGGGGACCCCCTGTGTGGTTGCCTTCATCTTGCTTAAGGAAGTCACTGACTTAACTCCCTTCTCGCCTCCACCCCAATATCCAATCCATGAGCATCGCCCCTCAGCTCTGCATATGaccacttttctctttctgctgctACTATCTGAATTCAAGACACCATCACAGCCATATTGTCCTTTCcccctttaaaaacttttaaactctttaaaaactttttattttgaaaaattttttgatTTACAGGTCTGTGCTATGGACTGTACTTGTGTCCCcctgaaattcaaatgttgaagccctaaccaccCCCCCCACAATTTGATGGTATTAGgagttggggcctttgggagataattaggtttggCAGGTGGAGCCTTtatgaatgggatcagtgcccttataagggAGCTTTCGAgctctctgtctgcctctctctctctctctgtctctctctctgccatatgAGGGTACAGCAAGGAGGCGCTGTCTACAatccaggaagtgggccctcaccagacaccagatttgccagcgccttgatcttggacttctcagcctccagaactgtgagaaataaatgtttgttgtaaatcaacccagtctatagtatttttgttatagcagctcgaACAGACTAAGATAATTTGCAGAGGTGGTTGGTACAAAGAATTCTTGTCTACCCTTCACCCAACTGtcccaaatgttaacatcttgcCTAGCCATGgcacatttgtcacaactaagagaTTAACCATTGTTGGTATAATACTATTCACTAAACTACAGACTTAATATGAATTTCCCCAAAAAAGGACACTCTGATGTCCTTTTTTGGTTCAGGATCCCATCTAGGACATCACATTTCATTTGGTTATCGTGTCTTCTTAGACTCCGCTAAACTGTGCCAGTTTCTTGGTCATGCTTTCTCATGACCTTAACATTTTTGAAGTATACTGGTCAGGACTTTTGTAGAATGTCCTGTCCCTCCATTTGGGACAATTACTTGATGTTTCCTCATTAGATGGAGGTTATGGGTTTTGGAGAGGATGCCAGAGAGGTGCGAGTGTCATCACATCACATCAAGAGCCCATGACATGCACATGACTTATTACTATGATGGTAAACTTGATCACTTGATTGAGGTGGTATCTGCCAGGTTTCTTCAGTGCCAGGTTACTTGTCccctttccattctttcttccttataAGTGAGTCACTAAATCCAGCCTACACCCAACGAGGGGAATTAAGCTCCACCTCCTGGAGGGAGGCACATCAAATaatttgtggacatatatttaaaaactgccagtactgaataaatattttaggggCGATACCTTTAGGGTAGGCAAAagtcttatttctccttcaagtttcatccatgaattttagcatccattggtaGATCTTGCTTGCTGCAATGATTACTGTGGTAATTGTGTGAtgatgattttctatttccctcattccttctacctttattatttttatttacttgcttgtttatttatttatttggctgcgtcaggtcttagttgcgggatcttcgttgcagcacgcgggatctttcattgtggagcgcaggctcttcgttgtggcgtgcgggcttctctctagttatggtgcacaggctctagagcgtgcaggttcagtagttgcagagcgcgagggctcagtagttgcggagtgtgagggctctctagttgtggcgcgtgggctctagagcgggcaggcttagttgccccatggcatgtgggatcttagttcccccaagagggatcgaacctgcgtcccctgcattggaaggcagattcttaaccactggaccaccagggaagtcccctacttttattattattaatccctCATCTTCTATAAGGAAGATTGGTCCCTTCCCCCCCccaattatttattcaatcatttatttataccagtatggactcatgagtatttatttaattctttggaTCACAatgatcttttaaatttcatctcaGATTCCATCATCTTCtattaaaaaccttccagagaCTTCCTTTTATGCTTAAGAGTGAAACCCAGGTGTCTTTCTTACCTACAAGCCTCATACACTCCCTACCTCCTTCCTGGTccttgtctgtttttcctttcttactttcttccttGCACATTCCTGCTCTGGCTCAACTGGTCTTTTTATGGTCTCTCAATCTTGCCACCCTGAAACCTTTGTTTTTGCTGGAATATTCCTCCTCCTCACCTTCACAAGGCCCCTCACTAACTGCCCTGTTTAAGCagacttcttccttcctctctaatCCTAGCTGGAATTAGATAACATAAATTGATTtccttgtttattatctgtcttgtttactgctgtatccccagtgcttagaacatagtaggtgctcaataagtatttgttgaataaatgaatgtgagaGGCTTGGAAGAATATGAGAGCCAGATCCATTTGATTCTTCTCTAATTATAGTAACAGTTCGCATCTGGGGTATATATGTACCATTCAGGAGCGCTACACTGTAAGGCTCAGTTTcatcatgtgtaaaatgaagataataaaaggaCCCATCCCCAAAACGgtttttgaaagttaaatgagCTAAAAGCACAGGAAGATGATACTCATAACAGGCATTAAACAACTGTTATTACTATCATCTATAAAAGGGGCATAACAGCGACCTTCTACATAGAACCGTAAGCTCAGAACTGTTTCTGGCAAGTGTAAAGTGATATACAAGTGATTAATGTTGTcattattaccatcatcatcatccagcCAGGCCGCCCCCCAGACCATCTGAAAGATGTTTTAATcgaatttcttccttttattttgcaAATCCCTTCCTTCGGCCCGGCCCGGTGGCCCCGGGATGCTCGCCAGGCCTCCGCGCACCCGGACGGGGCGCGGACTTCCCTGGGCTGGGAATTCTGGCCCTTCTGGACCACAGGCTCCCATCGCCCCGCCCACAGGCCTGGACCGCCTGGGTCTCCATGGAAACCCACCAGCCACAAGGGGGCGTGACGCCGTGGAGACTGATGGGCGCCTCTGCCTATTGAGTCAAAGTCATCTCGGCGAGGGGCGCAAATGGGGCCTCTGACGGGGGCGTCCCTGCGGGAAGGAGGGAATACGGAGACAGGCCGCGGGGACTGTACCGTCTCTACCAATCAGGGGCCGAGATGGCTGTGATGGACAGGCGTAgcgggcaaaggccctgagtgcGGGCTTTCACCCAACCCGCGGGCGGCAGTGCCGAGAAAGAGCCAATGAAGAGGCGGCAGGGGTGGGGCGAAGAGGCCGGTTGCTCCGGAAGTGGAGGGAGGGGGTGAAAATGGCGCCCAGCTCGAAATCGGAGCGGAACAGCGGGAccgggagcggcggcggcggccccgggGGTGCCGGGGGGAAGCGGGCAACGGGGCGGCGGCGGGAGCACGTCCTCAAGCAGCTGGAGCGGGTCAAGGTGAGGCCTGGAGTCTGGGAGGAGCGCGTcgaagggtggggaggagggacgagggaggcggagggagggagggcgttCGCGGGGTGAGGGGTTGGGGGCGGAGCCCCGGGGGAGGGGGGCTCGGAGGAAAGGGGTTGGGCGGGGCCCCGGGGAGACGGTTTGGATTTGGGGGGGCTGCTGCGGGAACTTGGATggagggggttgggggcggggtcCCGGGGATGGGGCTTggatggaggggctgggggcggggccccgGGAAGGGGGCTTGGATGGAGGGGGCCTTAGAGGCCACTGGGGGAGTGAGGAGGAAGGGGGCGATCCAGGGTCAGACTCATTTTTCAAAACCCTGCTCCCACGGCCCTTCCGTTATGGAGCCTTACCGCCCCCTTGGCAGAGCCCTTGCTACCGGCTTTGGGATTCCTCCGCCTGGGGTTCCTCTCTCTGTCCAGCTCTGACCACAGGGGAGCTGGGAGTTCCTGTAACTGCGTCTGCCTCCCGCATTGAATGGGAGGGAGCTCCCTGGAGAAGGCCTGATCTTCAGCTACCTGAGCAGGGCTCTGTCTCCCCATGAGACTGTAAACTCTCAGTGTGCTGGGATCTTTCCCCCATCAGTTTGGGAGCTCTGGGAGGGCGAACAATCTGCTGTCAGGTCAGCAGCAAGTGGGGCAGGTCTGTGTCTCCATGGATCGGGAGTAGTGTGCCTTCTCCATTAGGCTGGgaactctgtgagggcagggctgtggcttctccttttgaCTGGAGTTCCTTGGGCAGGGACAGTCTCCACCCTCAGCTTGACTGCTCCCTGGGTTGGGCTGTGGCTCCGCCCCTAGCTTGGAAGCTCCCTGGACAGGGATTGTGTCTCCCCAGCAGCCTGGGCCTCGCTGACAGGGCTGTTCCACCCTGGGATCTCCTTGAGGGCTGGGCTGTGTCTCCCCCATTAGACTGGATAGCAGGGTCCAAGGTGCTCTGATCCCCCAGTGCCCAACTTGTGCCTGCCTGGCCCCCCAGATCCGTCCTTGGTGAAGTTTTTGGGATGAGGGAGCCTGTTGGAAGGGGGAATCGGGCAGGAGTTGGAAGGTCACTGGTCAGGTTTACCCTCTGTCTGCCTCAGCTGGCCCCCGAGGGGCCCGAGCGCCCCGTGTATAGGCTAGTGGGTCGGGAACAGGTGAGTGTAGTTGATCAAGCCCCCATCCCAGGCTCCTTAGCGGCTCTCAATGCCCACAGCTCACTGTGCAGTGAGGCAGCCTTCAGGAAGGCAGCTCCGTGGCCCAGTCTGGGCCAGGGGTGACTGGGGGAGGTGATGCCAGCCCTAGTCCTCAAAGGTTGGGGGCTTAGGCAAGAGGAACCCTGAGGCTCTGGAGGTGGGAGGATGGCTCGGGTCCCTGGTGGAGAGTCAGGCTCACGCCGTTTGCACCTTCCAGAGCTTGGACCTCCCTGGACCGTTATGGTTGGCAGGGAGTAGGCCTGCATGGCTGGGCTGGACCCCAAAGGTGCTGCTCGGCCTTGGGTGAGGGGACTGGGGGGGCTGCAGGCTGTTTCCGCCACGTGGTGCCTCAAGAGCCCTGGCTGCCCTTTCCTCAGATCAGTGGGCAGCTCTCTCCTCGCCTCTTCCGGAAGCTGCCACCCAGGGTCTGCGTCTCTCTCAAGAACATCGTGGATGAAGACTTTCTCTACGCAGGGTGAGGCTGGGGCCAGGCAGGGCGGTGGCTGGGTGGGGCGGCAGGCTGGCCCTGACCTGGttactctgcccctccccccatccacACAGACACATCTTCCTGGGCTTTTCCAAGTGCGGCCGTTATGTTCTCTCCTACACCAGCAGCAGCGGGGACGACGACTTCTCTTTCTACATCTACCACTTGTACTGGTGGGAGTTCAACGTCCACAGCAAGCTCAAGCTGGTAGGGCCAGGCCTGACGCTGGGCTGTCCCTTCCAACAGCACGGCTCCCACCGGTCACGgcacccctctgagcctcaggtttcaTGTCCGCAAAGTGAAAACAGTGTACTCATGGGGCCATTGTTGAGACTCCAAGTGTTAGGTCGAAGTGTAGGAAATTGCCATTTTTAGAGTTGAATATGGGTAAATGGCAGCGATTTCATATGGTTTGATGGCTCAAGCCAGGAGGGACCCATTAGCTTTGTTAGGACCGAGCAGGCTGCCACACCCAATTTAGCCCTGACCTCGACTCCTCAAATGCCCCACCCCAGGAGGTGAGTGCCATTAACCCCAGTTTACACATGAGCTCAGAGAGGCGAGCAGGTTTCAGGGTGGGTTGAACTTGGAACCGCTGTGTCTGGCTGAGAGCCCCCTCTGCTGGGGCAGGGCTCTCCTTGGCCGTGTCCTATCCTGGGCCCGGCCTCCCTGTGTCCCCCACTTGTGAGGGGAAACGCTTGTGAGTCTCCTCAGCCTGTCCTCAGGAAGGCAGAGGGGTGCTGGTGGGGGCTGTTTGGGGCTCCCTGGCCCGGTACTGCTGGCTGGTGCAGCCTCGGGTGGGCCCCGGGCCCGCTCGGACCCCCGACCCGAACATGCCTCTCAGGTCCGGCAGGTACGGCTCTTCCAGGATGAGGAGATCTACAGTGACCTGTACCTGACCGTGTGCGAGTGGCCCAGTGACGCCTCCAAGGTCATTGTCTTCGGCTTCAAGTGAGACTTAGGGAtagggtgggcaggggtgggtggggcgggCGCCTGGGCCAGGCTCTGAGGCTGTGCTGGCCCCCAGCACTCGCTCAGCCAACGGCATGCTCATGAACATGATGATGATGAGCGATGAGAACCACCGGGACATCTACATCAGCACCGTGGCCGTGCCGCCGCCAGGACGCTGCGCCGCCTGCCGGGACGCCAGCCGCGCCCACCCAGGTGAGGGGCCGGGGCCTGGGGCGCAGGCTGCCTGCTTCCCCGCCCTGGGGCCACAGCTGAGCCTGCGTGGCCTGTGTCGCTGCAGGTGACCCGAGCGCGCAGTGCCTGCGGCATGGCTTCATGCTGCACACCAAGTACCAGGTGGTCTACCCCTTCCCCACTTTCCAGCCCGCCTTCCAGCTCAAGAAGGACCAGGTGGTGCTGCTCAACACCAGCTACTCCCTGGTGGCCTGCGCCGTCTCGGTCCACTCGGCAGGTAGGCCCCCAGGTCTGAGGACAGGCCCTTCGCGCGTGCGCTGTCAGCCTCGGGGCCCTGTGACCTAATGACTTGGCCAAGCGGCCCTGCGAGCTCGGTGCTGTCACTACCCTGcgtcacagatgaggagaccaggGCCCTGGAGAGGTGAAGTccctcatccaaggtcacacagccaggaagtgggaATGTGGGATCCGAACCCAGCCACTGCCCACCCCAGCGCTGTCCACTAGAACTTTCCACAGGGCTGGGATGTTCCAGATCTGCTGTATCTGCTATAGCTACCACCAGTAGCCACTTGACCGTGGCTCATGTGACCAAGGAACTGAgttgttaaatttaattttagtcatGTTAAGTTCAAGTAGTCACATGTGGTCAGTGGCTACCATGCTGGACAGACAGTGCAGTGCGTTCTTctctgcaaaaagagaaatgTTGATTAAAAATTTCAGGGAGTGGTTAGTGGACAGACGGCCTTCTTACATCTTTGATGATCGCAGAAATGCCAGTGAAAATCAGGTGATGTCCCCCAGCAGAGTGGCAGATGTTAAAAAGCTGGATAATGCCACTGGCTGGTGGCAGCGTGGGGCCCTGGGGGCTCTCCCGCTCTCCCAGGGCCTTATGGCCAGAGAGGTGCCTGTGGCCCAGCAGCGCTGCACCCAGACATGTCTGAAGGTTTGGTGGCGGGAGCCAGGGGCTGCCTGGTGTCCATCGCTGGGGTTTGGGGAGGTAGGACAGGGTGGGTACTTCCCTTGGGTGAGCAGGGAGAGCCCCAGTGTGCACATCTGTGGAGAGTGTACCTTAAAGACATGTTCAAGTGCAGAAGAAACACAAGAAGATCTATCACCTGATAGTGATAccacttatatttaaatttaaaacgtGTTCCAGTTTTGCCAGAATGCAGTCAAATAAAGATGcccactgggaattccctggtagtccagtggttaggactccgtgctttcacttagggcctgggttcagtccctggttggggaactaagatcctgcaagctgcgcggtgcagcaaaaaaaaaaaaaaaaaaaagaagcccactaactgcatttaaaatgtttgtccCTGGGGGTGTGAGGGGAATGGACATGAAAAGAGGACTCTGTGTATATAACTAAGCCCACAGACCGGCAAGGGGCAGGGTGCTTTGTCCTCAGGCCTGTCCAGgggcctcccacccctgccctggccaCCTGTGCCGGCATGGGCAAGGCCCTGCTTCTCGCCAAGCCGTGAGCCCCCAACAAGCCAGGCCTGGATGGGGCCGCCACCCCCTGCCCCGTTAGGAAGGACCACATGGGACGGGATTCAGCCCGTGCGCACACAGCCCAGGTGAGGGGCATTGTCATCAGTGTTTAACACTCATCTCACCCTAGGAGGGCACTCACACAGAGGGGGAGTTTTGACTTGAACATTTTCCActcattccccctcccctccgGAAGAAGTGCCACCACTCTGGCAGACAGGAGTTCGTTGGCAGACTTGTATTATCTCtcagtgtgaccttggacaagtttctctgagcctcagtcccgAGTCTGAACTGGGAGGACAGTTCCCCTCTCCAAGGGTTGCTTGAGCGGGGCCCAAATGAAGCAGggcaggcagagcccagggcctggccatgGTGCTGCTCAGTGAATGCCTTGGGTTCTCCACACTGACATTCCCCACAGGGGGATCTGCCTCCCAGTCAGATGGAGTCATAGAGGCCTGGGATTCGGGCAGTCCGTGCCTGTGCTGGTCTGGCTCGCGTTGGGAAGGACAGAGGGCTGTGTAGTGAACTGTCAAACTTAAGTGGCTTTTATCTGGTATGATGATGACATGTCAGCTTAccaagggcagggatttttgtctgtcttcttcactCCTGTGTCCTCAGTGTGTGGCATACAGCAGATGCTCAAGAGTAAGGTTTGAATGAacatgattgtgtgtgtgtgtgtgtaaaagtcCTTTTTCCCTTTTGGGTGTTTCAGACTGATCTCAGAATATGTAAATCTTCTAGAGGCGTCTCCTCATGGTGGATTTCTAAGAACCCCCCCAGCATAATGAGGGAGATCGGAAGAGCATTCTGGACTTGAACTCATCTATTGACCCCTTTCCCACAGCcatcaccttttatttttatgttccagGTGATAGCAGCTTCTGCCAAATCCTGTACGACCACACCACCTaccccccggcccctcccagcccccctggGCCCCAGAGCCCAGAAATGTCCCctgtcctccccaccctctgccccgaAGCGGCCCCAGCCCGGCCCTCTGGGGCCCCCGAGCACTCGCCTGCCATCGCCAAAGCCAAGGAGTTTGTGGCTGACATCTTCCGCAGGGCCAAAGAGGCCAAGGGTGGGACCTCGGAGGAAGTCCGGCCACCCCCTTGCCCGGGGCCCTCGAGCAGCCGCTGCCGCCTGCCCTCTGAGCCCCTAGCCCCAGGTGGGGAGGCGGTGCCCCGGGACAGCCCCCTTGCAGCAGAGGTGCCCGCCTCCGAGCCTGGATACGTCAACTACACCAAGCTGTATTATGTGTTGGGTTCCGGTGAGGGGACGGAGCCAGAGGATGGTGAGCGGGGAGCCCACCTGGTGGGGTCCCAGGCATGGGAGGCTGGCCTGGAGGGGCCTCTAGGCCTCCCACCACCATCCCTACC from Balaenoptera musculus isolate JJ_BM4_2016_0621 chromosome 3, mBalMus1.pri.v3, whole genome shotgun sequence encodes the following:
- the DCAF15 gene encoding DDB1- and CUL4-associated factor 15, which codes for MAPSSKSERNSGTGSGGGGPGGAGGKRATGRRREHVLKQLERVKISGQLSPRLFRKLPPRVCVSLKNIVDEDFLYAGHIFLGFSKCGRYVLSYTSSSGDDDFSFYIYHLYWWEFNVHSKLKLVRQVRLFQDEEIYSDLYLTVCEWPSDASKVIVFGFNTRSANGMLMNMMMMSDENHRDIYISTVAVPPPGRCAACRDASRAHPGDPSAQCLRHGFMLHTKYQVVYPFPTFQPAFQLKKDQVVLLNTSYSLVACAVSVHSAGDSSFCQILYDHTTYPPAPPSPPGPQSPEMSPVLPTLCPEAAPARPSGAPEHSPAIAKAKEFVADIFRRAKEAKGGTSEEVRPPPCPGPSSSRCRLPSEPLAPGGEAVPRDSPLAAEVPASEPGYVNYTKLYYVLGSGEGTEPEDELEDDKISLPFVVTDLRGRNLRPMREQTAVQGQYLTVEQLTLDFEYVINEVIRHDATWGHQFCSFSDYDIVILEVCPETNQVLINIGLLLLAFPSPTEEGQLRPKTYHTSLKVAWDLNTGIFVTVSVGDLTEVKGQTSGSVWSSYRKSCVDMVMKWLVPESSGRYVNRMTNEALHKGCSLKVLADSERYTWIVL